From a single Methanobrevibacter sp. genomic region:
- a CDS encoding radical SAM protein, translating to MNNIDSIETLELVTKANALSLKKGYTEISLERAVFLSWWCDKGDCKFCYMSTQKNKIKDPTKAKRRVNNILAEAEMCSRLGWNIEFLSGGYKSFTTQEIKSIAENIQSITGDGVWLNTGITSELEEYGSEIKGITGAVEAANPEFQKTVCPSKPLDQISEMLDKAGDLGFKKAITIILGLGETFEDVEYLKDYIRDHKIDRVIFYSLNPHPETEYVNSSQPASMYYAKVVSTIRLEFPDLEIICGTWTDNLANIGILILSGANGITKFPLFKMFGTKYGKRVEEEVKWTGRTLKGTFTDKSKLGSEKSEVSPELDPYIKRYIKDSLKNKYK from the coding sequence ATGAATAATATAGACAGCATTGAAACACTTGAACTGGTCACAAAGGCCAATGCCCTCAGCTTGAAAAAGGGATATACAGAAATAAGTCTTGAAAGAGCTGTTTTCTTATCATGGTGGTGCGATAAGGGAGATTGCAAATTCTGCTATATGAGCACTCAAAAGAACAAGATCAAAGATCCCACAAAGGCAAAGCGCAGAGTGAACAACATATTGGCAGAAGCCGAAATGTGCAGCAGACTCGGATGGAATATAGAATTCCTTTCAGGAGGATACAAATCCTTCACTACACAGGAGATCAAATCAATAGCTGAAAACATACAATCCATAACCGGAGATGGGGTTTGGCTCAATACAGGAATCACTTCTGAACTTGAGGAATACGGCTCTGAAATCAAGGGAATCACCGGAGCTGTGGAAGCTGCAAATCCTGAGTTTCAAAAGACAGTCTGTCCAAGCAAGCCATTGGACCAAATCAGCGAGATGCTGGATAAGGCTGGAGATTTGGGATTCAAAAAAGCAATCACAATCATACTTGGTCTTGGAGAAACTTTCGAAGATGTGGAATACTTGAAGGACTACATCAGAGATCATAAAATCGATAGGGTGATCTTCTATTCCCTGAATCCTCACCCTGAAACCGAATACGTAAACAGTTCCCAGCCTGCATCAATGTATTATGCCAAGGTGGTCTCAACAATAAGACTTGAATTCCCAGATCTTGAAATAATCTGCGGAACATGGACCGACAATCTGGCAAATATAGGAATACTCATTTTAAGCGGAGCAAATGGAATCACCAAATTCCCGCTCTTCAAGATGTTCGGTACCAAATACGGCAAAAGGGTTGAAGAGGAAGTCAAATGGACTGGCAGAACACTTAAGGGAACCTTCACAGACAAAAGCAAATTAGGAAGCGAGAAAAGTGAAGTCAGCCCGGAACTGGACCCATACATTAAAAGATACATTAAGGATTCCTTAAAAAACAAATACAAATAA
- the gatB gene encoding Asp-tRNA(Asn)/Glu-tRNA(Gln) amidotransferase subunit GatB, with translation MMCGLEIHVQLETDSKLFCNCPTNYQEAPANTNVCPVCLNQPGAKPFPTNEKAIENALMISLMLNCKIDKNFTYFMRKHYDYPDLPCGYQKTSVPIGYEGELNGVRIREIHMEEDPGQFKPDRGIVDFNRSGIPLIEIVTEPDMHSPEEARNFLKELIRVLEYSGGARGEGTMRADVNVSINGGNRVEMKNINSIKGAYKALNFEVIRQKNLLKRGREVKQETRAFLESQMITVSMRDKENADDYRFIPDPDLPPMKISDEQINKVLDVMPEAPHNKVKRFMAEYGIDEESAKVLTSELDLAQCYEEVAKEVDPKFAAKWMRDELKRVLTYNKLDFADSGIVADDLIEFLNMLLNKEITTKAGQRIIEQMPNSKQTPKQIAEEMGLIGVVKDDEVQAAAKQAVEENPKAVDDYHNGEKGALNFLMGQVMRLTKGKADPRETVKILKELLEE, from the coding sequence ATGATGTGTGGACTTGAGATACATGTACAGCTTGAAACTGACTCAAAATTATTCTGTAACTGTCCAACAAACTATCAGGAAGCACCTGCAAACACAAACGTTTGCCCAGTATGCTTGAACCAGCCAGGTGCAAAGCCATTTCCAACAAATGAAAAGGCAATTGAAAACGCTTTAATGATTTCATTGATGCTTAACTGTAAGATTGACAAGAACTTCACTTATTTCATGAGAAAACACTATGACTATCCTGACTTGCCTTGCGGATATCAGAAAACCTCTGTGCCAATAGGCTATGAAGGGGAATTGAATGGCGTTAGAATCAGAGAGATTCACATGGAAGAGGATCCTGGACAATTCAAACCTGACAGAGGTATTGTAGACTTCAACCGTTCTGGAATCCCACTTATCGAGATTGTTACCGAGCCTGACATGCACTCTCCTGAAGAGGCACGTAACTTCCTGAAAGAGCTCATCAGAGTATTGGAATACAGTGGAGGAGCCCGTGGAGAAGGTACCATGAGAGCGGATGTAAACGTTTCCATCAATGGTGGAAACAGAGTGGAAATGAAGAACATCAACTCCATCAAAGGTGCATACAAGGCATTGAACTTTGAAGTGATAAGACAAAAGAATCTCTTGAAAAGAGGCCGTGAAGTAAAACAGGAAACCAGAGCTTTCCTTGAATCACAAATGATTACCGTTTCAATGAGGGACAAGGAAAATGCAGATGACTACAGATTCATCCCAGACCCTGACCTTCCACCAATGAAAATCAGCGACGAACAGATCAACAAGGTTCTTGACGTCATGCCTGAAGCACCTCACAACAAGGTGAAAAGGTTCATGGCAGAGTACGGAATCGATGAGGAATCTGCAAAAGTGCTTACATCCGAACTTGATTTGGCTCAATGCTACGAAGAGGTTGCTAAGGAAGTTGACCCTAAATTCGCAGCAAAATGGATGAGAGACGAACTCAAAAGGGTACTCACATACAATAAGCTTGACTTTGCAGATAGTGGAATCGTAGCTGATGACTTGATTGAATTCTTGAACATGCTCTTAAACAAGGAGATCACCACTAAGGCAGGTCAAAGAATCATCGAGCAAATGCCAAACAGCAAACAGACTCCAAAGCAAATAGCTGAAGAGATGGGATTGATTGGTGTTGTAAAAGATGATGAAGTTCAAGCTGCAGCAAAACAGGCAGTTGAAGAAAACCCTAAGGCTGTTGACGATTACCACAACGGTGAGAAAGGTGCATTGAACTTCCTGATGGGTCAAGTTATGAGACTGACCAAAGGAAAGGCAGACCCAAGAGAAACTGTTAAGATATTGAAAGAATTGCTTGAAGAATAA
- a CDS encoding CBS domain-containing protein → MEQEKATVRDYMTKDVITVRYNALNKDVIALMKETKHDGYPVVDEDGIIVGIITAYDLLLKDWETEYVSGIMSTDVIVAREDMHINDASRVMFRHGISRLPVVDKGRHVKGIMTNTDIVRSHIERSTPTKVNAFKETMEKLYDIKTTLTREEVPVEKIRPTQDRVYADELQGRTYELEKGLAEPTIVVKSGDRYILVDGHHRAVASVKLGLDKIDSYVVDFHKDIKLGMEKTAERQGLNSFNDITIIDDDQHPLIAITETIKNSQRKHT, encoded by the coding sequence ATGGAACAAGAAAAGGCCACAGTAAGGGATTACATGACAAAAGATGTAATTACTGTAAGATATAATGCTCTCAACAAAGATGTTATTGCCTTGATGAAGGAAACAAAGCACGACGGTTATCCTGTAGTTGATGAAGATGGAATAATTGTCGGAATAATAACCGCTTACGACTTATTGTTAAAAGACTGGGAAACTGAATATGTAAGTGGAATAATGTCTACAGATGTAATCGTCGCAAGAGAGGACATGCACATCAACGACGCTTCAAGAGTGATGTTCAGACATGGTATTTCAAGACTTCCTGTTGTTGACAAGGGAAGACATGTGAAAGGAATCATGACCAACACAGATATTGTAAGGTCACATATCGAAAGGTCAACTCCAACTAAAGTCAACGCATTCAAGGAAACCATGGAAAAGCTCTATGACATCAAAACCACATTGACAAGGGAGGAAGTCCCTGTAGAAAAGATCAGACCTACTCAAGACAGAGTCTATGCCGATGAATTGCAGGGAAGAACCTACGAGCTTGAAAAGGGATTGGCTGAACCGACCATTGTGGTTAAAAGCGGAGACAGATATATCCTAGTGGACGGACATCATAGGGCAGTGGCATCTGTAAAATTAGGATTGGACAAGATCGATTCCTATGTTGTGGATTTCCACAAGGACATTAAGTTAGGTATGGAAAAGACTGCTGAAAGACAAGGATTGAATTCATTCAACGACATAACAATTATCGATGACGATCAGCATCCTTTGATTGCAATAACTGAAACCATTAAAAACTCACAGCGCAAGCATACCTAA
- the hisE gene encoding phosphoribosyl-ATP diphosphatase, translating to MVDEKILRDVYEVLESRRDSPIDSYTSNIMKDSDKKAEDKILEKIAEECGETLIASKNDENLVYESVDLIFHTLLLLVYKGVEFDEILEEFERRRK from the coding sequence ATGGTAGATGAAAAGATTTTAAGAGATGTTTATGAAGTATTGGAAAGCCGTAGGGATTCCCCAATAGACTCATACACCTCCAACATCATGAAAGACAGCGATAAAAAGGCAGAGGACAAGATCCTTGAAAAGATTGCCGAAGAATGTGGAGAAACCCTTATCGCCTCTAAAAATGATGAGAATTTGGTTTATGAATCTGTTGATTTGATATTTCATACATTGCTCCTTTTGGTTTACAAAGGAGTGGAATTCGATGAGATTCTGGAAGAATTTGAAAGAAGAAGAAAATAA
- a CDS encoding GNAT family N-acetyltransferase has translation MIFRDFNPEIHDTYKVAELIYDVDFRTFKHVFKSKEEGVEAIRNRLLLIDFAEGAQEDENELFYVFFDDEDVEENEIIGMFNGGKGVQHSLLGDIKNQFKTLKFKDALGLSKVSFMDNFVLVDVEDEDFYICELAICSNQRGKGYGTEALDQLIQLAKDLDCRRVVLDADFRNDGAYRLYSSKGFKVFNRKSFGVPGKKRGMRNMELVLK, from the coding sequence TTGATTTTTAGAGACTTTAATCCAGAGATTCATGATACTTATAAAGTGGCTGAGCTCATCTATGATGTTGATTTTAGAACATTCAAGCATGTTTTCAAATCAAAGGAAGAAGGTGTGGAAGCCATTAGGAACAGATTGCTTCTGATTGATTTTGCTGAAGGTGCCCAAGAGGATGAAAATGAACTGTTCTATGTCTTCTTTGATGATGAGGATGTAGAGGAGAATGAAATAATCGGCATGTTCAATGGAGGAAAGGGAGTTCAACATTCACTATTAGGTGATATTAAGAATCAGTTCAAGACCCTTAAATTCAAGGATGCATTAGGTCTTTCAAAAGTCTCCTTTATGGACAATTTCGTTTTGGTAGATGTTGAGGATGAAGACTTTTACATCTGCGAATTGGCTATCTGCTCCAATCAAAGGGGAAAAGGATACGGAACTGAAGCTTTGGATCAATTGATTCAGCTTGCAAAAGATTTGGATTGCAGAAGAGTGGTTTTGGATGCCGATTTTAGAAATGATGGTGCATATAGGCTATACAGTTCCAAAGGATTTAAGGTCTTCAATAGGAAATCATTCGGTGTTCCTGGAAAGAAAAGAGGGATGCGTAATATGGAATTGGTTTTAAAATAG
- the larB gene encoding nickel pincer cofactor biosynthesis protein LarB, which translates to MKEILKSLAEGKISIEECETLLKAESIRQLDDVAQIDTSRRDRTGFPEAILADSKDYEDLLTIIKRYFEKEESNGSIELKSNIIITRLSKERYELLNEDLAYLLDKGIKFDYNKRAKILIIYTDALVDFNPEYGKIGLLTAGTSDIPIAEEAKVIVEQGGCEVISSYDIGVAGIHRLFPQIAHMVEEDVCAFIVCAGMEGALPSVVAGLVDVPVIAVPTSVGYGVGADGKAALYSMLQSCAPGLSVVNIDNGFGAGVFALTIAKNIAKKVKMSKG; encoded by the coding sequence ATGAAGGAAATTCTTAAAAGTCTTGCTGAAGGAAAGATTTCAATAGAGGAATGCGAGACTCTCTTAAAGGCTGAAAGCATTCGCCAATTGGATGATGTGGCTCAAATAGACACTTCCCGTAGGGATAGGACTGGATTCCCAGAAGCCATTTTGGCAGATAGCAAGGATTATGAAGATCTATTGACCATTATCAAAAGGTATTTTGAAAAGGAAGAGTCAAATGGTTCAATTGAATTGAAGAGCAATATCATAATTACAAGATTATCTAAGGAAAGATATGAGTTATTAAATGAAGATTTGGCTTATTTGCTTGATAAGGGAATCAAATTTGACTATAATAAAAGAGCAAAGATCTTGATTATCTATACGGATGCTTTAGTTGATTTCAATCCTGAATATGGCAAGATAGGACTTTTAACTGCCGGCACATCCGACATTCCAATTGCTGAAGAGGCAAAGGTCATTGTTGAACAGGGAGGATGTGAAGTCATCAGCTCCTATGACATTGGCGTTGCGGGAATTCATAGGCTTTTCCCTCAAATCGCTCATATGGTGGAGGAAGATGTTTGCGCATTCATCGTCTGCGCAGGAATGGAAGGGGCACTTCCTTCTGTTGTTGCAGGATTGGTTGATGTTCCTGTGATTGCCGTTCCAACATCTGTAGGTTATGGTGTAGGTGCAGACGGCAAGGCAGCATTGTATTCCATGCTGCAATCCTGTGCTCCAGGATTATCCGTTGTAAATATTGACAATGGATTCGGTGCAGGAGTCTTTGCTTTAACCATTGCAAAGAACATTGCCAAAAAAGTGAAGATGTCTAAAGGATAA